A window of Pyrus communis chromosome 3, drPyrComm1.1, whole genome shotgun sequence genomic DNA:
gtgttgaattcttcaaaggactttgtacaccaagaagaatgattcaagagaaggtagtggctggagaagatgtagaaggcatcaaagaggacatatttgaaaccacaattcccaaggaagttggattttatgacacgggacaagtcataactttcgaaggggtgtttattcttaagttcatttcggagcacacaggtaagccgccccccccccccccccccgaatttcaattttcttttatactaacatgttgttaatgattcaggcacccaatcttgaatttaaactattactggatcatttcaagtatcaccttccattcaaagataaagtcCATGCcatttgattcaaaaaaaaaacaaaaaaaaaaaaaaaaaagaaaaagaaaaataaagcagatgtagccttcacaagggttgtttacgtgaagccccactatgTGGCACAACTCTAGAAGCAGAAGGAATtagagcggaaggcatcggagctagatcattcgaggccatAATACTTagtggaacgctggatgacccaggaaaaatgtgcctctggaggaaagccgcaaacctttgacgatcactttggattcgaccttcagattcttgcagctcatcaagcttcctcttcatgcccgacgaatagttatttgcaagcacatgcaaacttctattctcatacttaagcagtttgatctcctgcttaagagtttccacctctgccatcaacgattcaacttgccgggagcgagcaagtaggcgttggcccatgttggacacagagcttgcacactgaacgctaagagcgagggactcttgaacggccaactcatcggaccgtcctgaaagcagcttactatccttaggagtaaggaggttcctagctactatcgtaacTGTtattgcatccgtcatcatggagtcttcacctgtaagatgaccgttagaagataagaaagaagggcgccatacattaccttgacggggtgcaaccggatcgctgctgagactcaaatctaagctaaggttcgatgggttagtcattttgtcaaaggtgttcaaagagaaggggtggatggagttaattctcaaagggccggagtcgattttcaagaatgggcaatcttcagagtgtgtatgttggtggtgatcgatacctctataaaaagccaaggcgccacgaccaccgattcaaagagccggattttcctgcgtaaagttcggcgatgatctctcggcttttcagaaaacgcgttcaactttgtcaaaagatctctgacaaagctgaaaacacgtggaggccatcatcgcaactacacgtctttagccgacaagcgcaaagttcggcgatgctttctctgttttttagaaaacgcgtgcagctttatcgaagaggcgtcattcagaaatcgaagaggagTCGtttagaaatcgaagaggcgtcttcaaagatcgaagagtcgtcactatttcaaaaagccggatttgcgggatcaaaacgtttgttgacaagggtaaaagaacagtaccaccacttaaatggcttgttctcgtacatttacgttatgtttctttagttattttagttctttatgcttcttttgtgtgtttttaggatcataagacgtgtttgacgaaaggatgcattgtggagtgttttggggccttttggagcactattgggctaaggatggatagcttatgcttggagcccaagtattggatgaaattgaaggccttgtatgcatcttaggacataaaacaaagggcctaaccCATGCATAACCCTCCAATTTCAACCACATGCACACAAACCCATTCTTTGCCGTGGCCCTTGCAAATCCatcccattttcagccattacacttcatcattgcagccaccattcatcctagttgtcaatcacatactttcccattgtataattcatccacatgcatctttaaccaacaaacaaatcagccaacacatgcaccctttaattcattttcagcatAATCACTTCAAAGCCGTGCATTACCCCTTCATTTCcagtcattgcacatgcattcatcatcatcaccctagttttaagccacatgcacattcaacattccagaaatCAGCCAACCCGTGCATTCATTCACTTCTCAACATAAACAATCAGCCACATTTTAATCATAAAcaacctagctgtttttccattcatccacttcatcatttcagctttccaccatcaacaaagaaccattcattaaccatttactctttaatcattcactcacatgcatttccaacctagcattcccattctttaatccaatttcagccacatgcacttccctctccaagaaatcattcaacacatgcatccataatcatttcttcaaccctttgccgtgcacatcaccacacaattccagctttccaacctaaccacatccacatgcattcactcataatcattcactcaccttgcagccacatttccacccacctcttagctgtcatgttccctcttatttacttataaataagcattcaaaacacaacacaattcatacattccattcacaacacaacacacaacacaaacacaaccttgtgccacaacaaagaggaagagaatagtgcataaacgttcatacaattcaagtttgagttgttggaatgtttgggtgttcctttgatttcaatgtttaaattcaattctctttgttttgtacgtatgaggaatggaagagaagagtgcctaaacgttcatacaattcaagtttgagttgttggaatgtttaggtgtttctttgatttcaaagttatgaggaactaaaccccctttagctagggggtgattcgaaactatgtttatgtttgcaatatgaattgattatctttggttggaatttcataagttttggattcaatttgtttaaccgtttgattgataacttatttatgtatgtttattgagaatgcgcacttaattttcatgcatgaatatgacgctagaatataagtgagtttcacctaatcgttatgaacctatattcacaagtagtggaggttgcttataaacaatcgtgttaaatgaattcttggcacgagtttcatgctcatcatagtaacgaatgcctcgtcaacacttatagttttcataatacttaatgatctttgattgtatctttattgtgcttttcacgtaaatgacttttggagaatgttgtgaattgcgttgcgcaaacccatccaattcattaacttaaggaaaacttgacggttaatttaagcggacttaattgacccggggcgttgagtttcataatttatcgaaagaccaactgagaatcaatcttgtatgcaagtgtaacatgtgtggagaagaaccccttagctagccttcattccattcattaaatccaaattttttttacaatctgcttagtttatttacttgttttgttatttcaattttcgtcaaatcaaaccccccctttactttcttgttctttaatgcttagaatctgtttagtttatgttttaaagtatttttgaattctttgagtctagtatagtgttttatattgtgtttttacgtttttgagtaagttcccaagtgattttgcaatccctcctaatccccggttaagaacgatccctacttacatacttactacaattgtcaaaaagagggtttaatttgtgtgcgtttaatTCCCGCATCATTACACCTCCTCATATTAGACTAATCTAAAGAACTACTAATCTCCACTATAATAGAAAAATGATCTGATTTAGAAGGATTTAGATGGCACACCCTTGTCAATGGAAACAGGTTAAGCCACGGTTGAGATGCAAAACCTTGGTCCAGTCTACTCCTAAATTTATCCTCCTTATTATCCATCCAAGTGTACTTGGTCCCTACAAAGCCCAGGTCAACCAACTAACATGCATGAATCTCATCCCGAAACCCATCCATCTGACTTTCTTGACGTTGATTGCCACCTAACTACTCCTCAATGCTAAGAATTTCATTGAAGTCCCCCATACAAACCCACAGCAAAGAGCCTTGTTGCCCCAAGGTCTTAAGCAATGACTATAACACCGATGGACTAGAACAAATTTTTTTCACAGATAACAACTCCATAGTTTTAGCAAATGAGTCTACTTCTCACGCTTACTTTACACTCATTGCCAAGGAATCACCTAACACTAAGTCAACAGGCAAACTCAGGTTAGTAGCACCACTTCCCTGCCTACTAGACGCCCTCTACCACTTAACCTCCTTGACATCCTTACACCCCTAACTACCTCTGTCATCCCTAAGCTAAAATGTGGGCTGTTATTGATAGGAAATAAGCCCTTAAGTAACAGCGATGTGTCAGCCTCCATAGGCTGCACCCTACCCTCACTATCTTATCCCAACCCTACACCACCATCTTCTAAAACATTCGAACCCGCCCCTAGAGTTTTCTACCAACCACTACCTACCCTGAACGATCTCCGTCCCCCTCAACCACATCGGTGTTAGCATCGTGACCCACCCTCAGGGGAAAACTCATGCCTCCATCCTCCATTCGCCATTAATGCTCAAGCCCACAGTCTTACCATGCACCGATCCTAGCATGGGATTACCTGCTTGCAGCTATTTGCCATACAACACACATGAACCATCCACCCTCTCCACCTTTAAAGAGATGGCATTGACTGCATTTATGATCAAGAAACCCTTACAGGAAATAGTACGACGAGAGACACTCGTATTGCACCAGAACTCCAATAAGCTATCCCCCATCTGATGATGGCAACCTTAATTACACACCCCGTTGGAGAGGTTTGAATACATCAATGGCAACCCTAATGCACATATATTCACCAAAACAGAAATCATTATCGCAATCGACCTTCACACACCGACCTAAGGTTGTTCCAATAACCTTCCCCATCTCTCTCGACATGAACGCCAAAGGGAGGCCATGAATGCGGACCCAAAAACACTTCTCCCGCAGTGGAATATAGGGGTGGGCAAACATGTATAGGAAACGCAGGTCGAGGCAGGTAATCAAGGTTTGGGATGGGTACGGGCCGGttcctaatttttaaaaagagaaacggggcggggcggtgCAGGGCGGTGCGGGGCAGGGCTTTGAAATTTTAGGTTTGGGCCGGTTcttaaaatatagaaaaatggGTACCCGGACCGGCCCGTTTGTAAATGCAATGGATGGACGAGATTGAAGAGTAATCTACCATCTAATCTGAACTGTTAGTTTTACCTTAGGTTCTCTTTTAGTCTCTCTTGTCTTGAGCCCTCGACTGTGTCACTGGAGACTAGACCTCAAACTTAAATTCTCTCTCGCCGTCAAGCGTGCGTTGTCCCCTCCCCTCCGTCACTCTCCTTCAGTCATCTCCTCCACCACTCCGACATCGCGAGCCGTCACTCTCCGTTAGTCATCTCCTCCGTCAGTCCAACTTTCATATTCCTTTCGGAGCTGTATCAACTTTGTCTAAGGTGGAGTTGGTAATTTCTCCTGCTCATTTCATCTGGGTTTTGATCAGATTGttcatttatttataatttataaattataggGCTTTGATCAGATTGTTCATttattcatcaatttcatctGGGTTTTGATCATATTGTTCATTTATTCATCTGGGTTTTGATCAGATTGTTCATTCATTTGGGTTTGTGGTTGTCTGTGTGCTTCTGTATATCCAATGGGTTTTGATCAGATTGttcatttatttataatttattagttatatattTGTTGGCTAATGGGTTCGTATTCAGCTTTATTTTGGGTAATGGTTTCATCTTGATCTAAGCTATTTTCTTTGTAGGACTTATGAATTTCGGGCCTAGAGGAGCTTAACCAGCTTGATTGAGATCCTAGGGTAATGTTCTATTTAAACAATGAGTGTCACTGTGTCAAGACTTGGAAACAAATTGTCATGTCTAACCCTAACTTATATTTTGATTTCTTAGGTGTCCTTCTTGGATCTTTGATTTCCATGGTCCTTGCGTTGTTTATGTTATCAAAGTCAGGAGCTATGGTTTTCCCCTTTACTCTAAAGTGATAGAGATTAGAGACTTTGAGAGTGCTAAGCAGTTGAAGGTATTTAtggtcatttgattttttttgggaattgaaACAAAGTTAATTTAGACTATGGGCGTGGATTTTAATGATTTGAATCTAGTATTGATTTTTAATGATACATGAGCTACAACTTAGGCATATGTAAACGGATTTGCTAGTGGTTCCTCTGTGTTACCTCATGTTGTCTACTAGAGAAGTGAGCCTGCATTCGAATATTTGATTAAGAATGACAAATGGATTACAACAATGCTCTATAAGTTTTGTAAGGGTTTTTATTCACTAATTTTCTTGTTAGGTTGCTGAAGCTCTTTCCAATTTGTGTAATTCTACAGAAACCTATTTGTTGCATTTCCAAAACCTGGATATTATTGCAATTCCAACCCTTTGAGTATTGCTTGAAAAGTCCAGTCTTGTTTTGGCTGACtcatttgattctctttgtaagTCAGGTGAGGTGCGTTTGTGATTTGTTTGTATTTGAAAACTTAATTAGGGTATTATTGCAATTCCAACCCTTCGAGTTATTGTTGTTGCTGTGCTCGGCAAGGTTTTACAAAAAGGATTTTGCTTCTGTGCTGAatgtctggaaaaaaaaaacattaattggAATCGTGAACCCGACTCGAACCTGCCTGTTTGAAATGGTCCAGGTTAGGTCCGGttccaaaaatcaaaattgcTATACCCGGCCCAGCCCGCCCTGTTTCATTTTAAAACGGGTCCAGTCCAGTTCTCCAAATTTGGACtcggcccggcccgtgcccacccTTAGTGGAACattaactagaacctggaattTATTGACTTCCGCTAATAATAGCAAGGATTTACCGAAGAACCACGGGCTACCCTTTAGCACAATTGGAATTCCTCTTCGGAATTAAAGCTAAAGAGGATGAGATTATCACCAATCGCTGTGGCCTCCACACTCGCCTTGGGATGCCATAGATCTTTAATTACCCCCATAATAGTATTAAGCCTTAAATACTTGTGGGTGAGAACTTTACCAACCAAGAAGTATTTCGAAACCTTAAGCCTCTCAGTCGTCGTGTCACTGATCACCACCTCCAGATTCTCAGACTTTGACAACTGCAATCCTAAGTTGAATAACCGAAGAAAATGATCCATCCTGTCACTGAAAGAAGAACGGACCGTTGCCACACACTAGTTCGTAGCAGCCACCACCCACAAAACCCTAGACTCGAAACCTTTACGTGCCGTGAGGACGAAGTTACTTTTTAACTGAAAGCACATGATAATATTaaggagaccaaaattttagacaaaatttgtaaattaaatgatatgtcactaaTATGATGCTTCTTtaacttcaaaaaaaatattaaaaacaaaaactgaaagaTGCTTATCTATCTTGtatgtgagaaaaaaaaaatggaattgttattagcagtccaaaaatctcattttacactccaaattttgtataattagagagaaaaatacatatgtgaggagtgtagaacgaaatttttgaagtgctaataaaaattcccaaaaattaagataaaaaaaaatgaacataaaGGGAGATAGTATGGTAATAATTGTCAGCAAAGTGGAGtcattttaaacttaaaaagagaaaaagaaaaaaaaaaaaaaagcctcgtgatttcttcatcttcttcactgGGAAGAAAGATAGCTTGGAATCAGAAAATTTCAGATCTAGGcaactcaaaaagaaaaaaaggacgCCCAATGAATGCCTTAAGCGCGCCTCAACCACCCAGGTGTGGCCCAACGAAGCTTAGGCGAGTTTTTCACCGACTTCCGCAAAACAGAGGTGATCATGACTTCCCAAGACTTTATGTAGACTATACAAAGAAGGCGATCATGGCTCTCGAGCACTTTAtgatatgaaaacaaaatttcataGTAGATAAATTCAATAAACTCAACTTGCCTACTTTTGGTACTTTAGTGAACCACCAAGTTGACGACCAAACTCACACATGACCACAAGACTTCagtataaattatttttcattagttctccttaattaaatttataatgaTGACGAAGTACTATATCAACAGTTAAACATGTCAATATCCAAGCGTGAAGACGGCTAGCCTACAACTAGTGCATAAATGTCTATACCTAAAGGTTCATGCCAAGAAGAGAAGCTACAAATTATATGCTTGAAAAGCTAGAAATCTTTTGACTTGAAGAAGTTGTCCATATTAACGAGCTTATACATATCAATAAGTTCAAAATGTGACAActctaaaaaataaatcattggACCGCAAgtgctaaaaaaaaatttcacttcaCTTTAAATTGTTATAGTGACACTGcgtatttttagttttattgacAATTATTCTTATATTGAGCCAAGTTTTTAAAATTGATTGCATGAGCTaccaaattataattaattacaatACGAAGCAAAATAGGGCATAGTTTACCCAAGTTAGTTTTCGATTTTAGCTGATTTGGAATTatgatgatttaaaaaaaagcaatttttaaaaaaatctcaaacatcaaatgtgtttggtaaaacaaaaacaaaatgtttttttataagggaattttaatgaaaagttttcggtattatttactttaacgaaaaactatatttttacactaaaaagttaatcctggtattattcactttaatttttattttgtcatcattgttaaaacttaaaatcattagttttttttaattatttttatttatttttatttttaaaagcagAGCGGTGCCAagtcctttgttttgttttgggcgGTTGGTTATCTATCAAATTAAGGCGAACGGACCTCTGGTCCTATGAGTTCGGCGAGCCTGTGAGCTCTGCTCAGAATCGTCAAAAGAAGAAACGATGGACTCCGACTGATATGTAAAATCTTCCCCAATTGTAAACCCTAGCGACTTCGGTTCCCTCTCAGTGCTGCAATGGTGGTTTGCAAATGCCGCAAggtacctctctctctctctctcacatgaTCACTGGTGTCCTAGAATTTTACTGTGTCATTTACCGATTCATTTCACAGAGCAATGAGTGATTTGGTAGCTCAATTTTTAGATCGGATCGGATTCCTAATGTTGAGACGAAGGCGATCCATAAGattgtgaattggttttggtATCCGCATTTGACTTGTAGATTGGTATATTTCAGATTTGTTGTTCAAGTTCGTGATTGCGATTCAATTCTTGAAATTCTAGTTCCTATACCTTCTTATGGATTTCATTTATTTTCGTTGATTGATTTCCAAGGCTGATGGAGATTGGGGATTTTGGTGTTTCAGGCTACTAAGCTGTATTGTTTCGTGCACAAGGTTCCAGTTTGCGGAGAATGCATCTGTTCTCCCGAGCATCAAATATGCGTGGTAGgcatttctttcttcctttttcggTGTATGTTATGTGGTCAACTTTGTATTGTAATTGTTAGGCTGCATGATTTGGTTGTTCTGTTACTTCAATTAAAAGCACAGCAAAGTATTTTCCTCATTTCATAATCATGTCGCATGGCTGAATTGGACACACCATAATCGGGGAGATAAATGGGTTTTGGCTTCAATTTGGTTATGCATATGTACGTACACGATCTACATTGGTTACCTGTGTGTAATGAAGAGAGAGCGGAATAGAAATTCatataaaatacaaatattaaataaCACATGGATATACTATGATTGAAAGGTGTAAGGGTTTGGTTAATAGAATAAAAGCAACTTGTAATTGAATATGAGTATGACTTAATTTGACCTTTTTGTGGTCACCTTAAGTGCTTCAGTATCCTGTCAGATTTAGGTTGGTGCGGTAGGCATAGATATGACATAACAGACGCTTGACCTTCGCTCAAGTGCTATGGGAGGTTGTTGGCAGTTATATTAGACTATTTTGTATCCTTCTTAATACCAATGTCTTGTTTTGTTAAATGATGAATGTAGCTAAATTACTTAATACTCATTagtttcaaaaactaaaaattggatcCAAAAAGGATACCAAACAACCCCTTTGTATCTAATACTTTTagaaaattataatatatacgAGGAATGTTCTAAGGCCCTTTTAGGCCTAATCTGTGTTTGTCTTCTCATTTCTATGTAGATTCGTACTTACTCAGAATGGGTAATAGATGGAGAGTATGATTGGCCTCCGAAATGCTGCCTCTGTCATGTTGAGCTGGATGAGGGGACTGGCCCCCAAACGACTCGGCTGGGTTGCTTGCGTAAGGAATTTGCAGATATTGTTACTGCCACATATctattgaaaaacaaaatttggttctTGAAAGgataaagaaaattttgaactcATTACACAATGTAATACACATTTATCTTGTTGTTCATATAGATGTAATACATACAAGTTGCCTGGTTTCACATATCAAGAGTTTCCCTTCGCATACTGCACCAGCTGGATATGTTTGTCCTACATGTTCCACACCGGTAAGATTCCTTCTTGTTGCATTTTCTTGTTCTATTAAATTAGAATACATTTGTTCAGCGTATGTATTTAGAGTTTATGTGATGCTTTTATCAATGTGATTCTTTTTGACATGGTTATCTGTTGGTGCAGATGTGGCCTCCCAAGAATGTGAAAGATTCGGCATCCTGCTTTCACTCAAAGTTGAAGGAAGCTATCATGCAGGCAAGGCTCGTTCTTGACAATGAGATTATCATAAAACTAGTAATTTAATGGAAATTTGATTATCGTTTCTTTGCATCACATAATAGAACCTTATTGCAGTCTGTAAGGGTTTTTATCAAAAATGGTCTTTATCTTTTACCAACTCATTAGTTTGGTCCTTTATGTTTCAAACTCATCAATGTCATCCCTTATCCATTGTTCCACAAGTTAATTTACTCCTTACTGTCAAATTCCGTTAAAAAATCTGTTAGGGTGATTGTGTGGCACGTGTGGGACGCATACGGCCAATTATTTTTTGCCACATGGATTATCTAAAGaatccaaaattttaaaataattttaagtaaaaaaaaaagaatgaaaaagtaagataatgaaataaaatatttaaaaaataaataaaaagcagaCCCAGCAAGCGCCACAAATCTCTGCCACCACTCCACTAAGAGCCACCCTCTGGCTCTCCAACGTCACTAACCACTGTAACACCCTCCCACCCaggccctctctctctctctctccccccttccCCTTGTCCCACCACCCCACCGTCACCTCCCTCCCAAACCATAAACATAACCAGACAAGGAAATTGACCCCAGTCTGTAATAATGATACGAAAACGCTGAGTCTTAGTGTTAGTGGTAGCTTTTAGTCTTCTCTGTAATGCTGCTAAAATTGTGATGTAGTCCTTGTCAACTTGATCTAATCAGAGAGATGATGTGAAGAGAAACAGGTTTTGAGCAGGTTGGCTCTGGATTTAATGTTATTTTGGTTGATACTAGACTATGAAGTTAAGTTAGCTATTAGATCTCTTTCAAATACTAGAAGGTATCAGATTTGTTTGAAAATATAGAACATGTAGAGGACACTCTCCCCTAACATAGAAGTGTTTGAGTACATGGTTGCAGATGTATTATCCTATGTCTCACTACTGATTTTGATGCTTCTTGGTAAATAGGTTAGAAAGGTGTAATTTGGTGAGGTAGAAGTGGTTTGTTCAGTAATGAGTAGCACTAACATACCACATTAACCGTAGAGTTCAGAATAAAGAGGAAAACTTGTAAGAATGATATCAATACAATTAATTGTAAGTGTATTGAATTGTTAATACTCTGCGATAGATGAATTAAATACTCCTTATTCCATAGAATTCTGCCGTAGGCAAAGCATAACTACATGACTGCATCTTGATTCTAATTTATGTGTATTTTTATGGGCCAAATATCTATTGAAAGGTGCTCCCCTTCACTTCATGAAGGGCTGTACACTTGGTATGTGTTCATTAAGCTGTTGTGCTAAGTTCGAGGCATATTTTGCATTAGTGTTGCAGTTGTTCCTTTGCTTTTGCCCTTTGTAGTAGTTAAACGTGAGCAAATTTTCTGATGTCATGCAGACTGGCTTGGAAAAGAACTTGTTTGGAAATCATCCAGTTTCATTGTCGACAGAATCTCGTAGTCCTCCTCCTGCATTTTCCTCAGATCCACTTGTTAGTGCATCTTTGAATGGAGGAAGGGACGATAATGCTAGCTCATCCGCAGGAAAAGATGGACCTAACGTAATTGATTTCATGGCTACAACTGGAGCAGGACCTTCTATACATCCAGTGGCAGACATAGTGGAGATAGGAAGTCCTAGTTCGGCAGGGAATTATGTGCAAAGCACGAGTCCGGTAAAGGGCAAGAGGAAATTTTCTGTTATTTACTGAATTTATCATGTGGAGATAGAATCCCTACCTTCTTTATATATGTCATTTCACACTGACTTGTGCTTGTGTATGTGCAActtgatatattttttatgcTGTTTTTCTATTGTCTCATGATTTCATTTTGTGTGTGGGCACGAAATCTAGCCTGGTGCTACAACACGAAAGGGTGCATTGCAAGTTGAGCGACAGAACTCTGAAATTTCATATTATGCAGACGATGAAGATGGGAATCGTAAAAAGTATTCACGAAGGGGTAAGTAGAaagttttgtgtgtgtgtgtgtgtgttgattttCAAGTCatgatattattttctttattgt
This region includes:
- the LOC137729068 gene encoding uncharacterized protein, producing MVVCKCRKATKLYCFVHKVPVCGECICSPEHQICVIRTYSEWVIDGEYDWPPKCCLCHVELDEGTGPQTTRLGCLHVIHTSCLVSHIKSFPSHTAPAGYVCPTCSTPMWPPKNVKDSASCFHSKLKEAIMQTGLEKNLFGNHPVSLSTESRSPPPAFSSDPLVSASLNGGRDDNASSSAGKDGPNVIDFMATTGAGPSIHPVADIVEIGSPSSAGNYVQSTSPPGATTRKGALQVERQNSEISYYADDEDGNRKKYSRRGPFRHKFLRALLPFWSSALPTLPVTAPQRKDGSIENDVPEGRPRHKKSSRMDPRKILLVIAIMACMATMVILYYRLVQRGLGEEMPEDEQQQ